In Anthonomus grandis grandis chromosome 6, icAntGran1.3, whole genome shotgun sequence, one DNA window encodes the following:
- the LOC126737272 gene encoding uncharacterized protein LOC126737272 isoform X1: MYTQTLRISPKRGNTALNKIQTGNVKDKRGFKIGGFNKISEEIENKVKIQIAKFPTHISHYCRNNDVAAKFLATDLTLIKMFNLFIEEETKDKIGFSTYKSIFYKNFNLRRKPVKDTCNTCDSFNIKIKYNDDLKEQYKLEHENHLVTANEAREAMKCDLKRAKNNAKLKAVTYDMEKVLGLPKLPTNLVYYKRQLSIYHEGVHAGSTDTPYCFIWTEAIAGRGAQEVGSCLKKIIDNYLVQGKEELILWSDSCGGQNRNIKIVWLLKAILETHPCLKTIYFKYLIPGHSFLPNDTDFGKIERSLKYQIRLYTLNEFKQVLENCSKKNKFVTCEMTKDDFLGTLQIEKSITNRKTTLILRKLAGLELES; the protein is encoded by the coding sequence ATGTATACTCAAACATTAAGAATTTCTCCAAAAAGAGGAAACACAGCATTAAACAAAATCCAAACAGGAAATGTCAAAGATAAAAGAGGTTTTAAAATCggtggtttcaacaagatatctgaagaaatagaaaataaagttaaaattcaaatagcTAAATTTCCAACACACATTTCACATTATTGCAGAAATAATGATGTAGCGGCAAAGTTTTTGGCAACAGATCTAACACTaatcaaaatgtttaatttatttattgaggAAGAAACTAAAGATAAGATAGGATTTTCAACATATAAGtcaattttctacaaaaacTTTAATCTACGACGCAAACCTGTAAAAGACACTTGCAATACATGCGAttcttttaacattaaaataaaatataatgatgaTTTAAAGGAACAATATAAATTGGAACATGAAAATCACCTAGTTACCGCAAACGAAGCACGTGAAGCGATGAAGTGTGATCTGAAGCGAgcaaaaaataatgcaaaactTAAAGCTGTAACATACGATATGGAAAAAGTTTTGGGCTTACCCAAGTTGCCAACTAATTTGGTATATTATAAACGGCAACTTTCAATTTACCACGAAGGAGTACATGCAGGATCAACCGATACGCCATATTGCTTTATTTGGACAGAGGCAATTGCGGGTCGTGGAGCTCAAGAAGTGGGttcttgcttaaaaaaaattattgataattatttagTTCAAGGAAAAGAGGAATTGATTTTATGGTCCGACTCGTGCGGTGGACAAAATCGaaacataaaaattgtttggcTATTAAAAGCTATACTAGAAACTCACCCTTGTTTAAAAAccatttactttaaatatcttattCCCGGTCACAGCTTCCTTCCCAACGATACagattttgggaaaattgaaaGGTCTCTTAAATATCAAATACGTCTGTATACGCTTAATGAGTTTAAACAGGTATTGGAGAATTGctcgaaaaaaaataagtttgttaCATGTGAAATGACAAAGGATGACTTTCTTGGCACTTtgcaaattgaaaaatctataaCTAACAGAAAAACAACATTAATATTGAGAAAATTAGCTGGCTTAGAGCTAGAGTCATAA